In Zingiber officinale cultivar Zhangliang chromosome 8B, Zo_v1.1, whole genome shotgun sequence, a single genomic region encodes these proteins:
- the LOC122014227 gene encoding ethylene receptor 2-like gives MKFLIQTSRAFYHGLLLLPLLSFGSATELEFPLCDCDGDRLWSIEGIRNCQKASDLLIAAAYFSIPLELLYFVTCSKLFPFKWILFQFSAFIVLCGMTHLLNVFTYKPHSFLLVLALTISKFLTALVSFLTAITLLTLIPQLLKVKLRENFLRLKAHELDQKVGLMKRQEEVSWHVRMLTQEIRKSLDRHTILYTTLVELSKTLQLQNCAVWMPNESKLEMVLTHELNRSSSDFCIRSIPMHDPDVFEVEKYDGVKILKPDSTLGSASSGAAGESGVVAAIRMPMLKVSNFEGGTPEVFQAHYAILVLVLPKNDTRIWSHHELELIEVVSDQVAVALSHAAVLEESHVIRDKLVEQNKALLQAKQNVMMASQAWNLFQKVMSQGIRRPIHSIVGLLSLMQQANLSLEQRLTVNAMAKTGNVVSTLINDVMVINREHFTLEMKPFQLQSLIKETACVARCLCDSRGFGFEFLAENMVLGQAIGDERRILHVLLHIIDGLLNEFNGGCLTFCVRSDSELADWEDARGIWKSRVPNVYTFLKFEITITQSFGLYSNTLVQFNRKPCREGFNIGFSFSMCKKIVQLMQGEIFIVPSSDGLQECVTLILRLQKQLSMLISESGASSESHHSYSSLLEGLKVLIVDDSAINRVVTQKLLKKLGCCAFSVSSGTECLIYLDSFDQQLQLVILDLSMPNMNGYEVATKIRSSRDGCWPLIIAFTASTDDHVWKKCMQSGMNGLIRKPVLLPELEKEILRVFEINCQFHSQ, from the exons ATGAAGTTTCTTATCCAAACATCAAGAGCATTCTACCATGGGCTGTTGCTTCTGCCTTTACTCTCATTTGGTTCTGCTACAGAGCTTGAGTTTCCCCTCTGTGATTGCGATGGTGACAGACTGTGGAGCATTGAGGGAATCCGAAACTGCCAGAAAGCGAGCGACTTGTTGATTGCAGCTGCATATTTCTCCATTCCACTTGAACTATTGTACTTTGTTACATGCTCAAAGCTGTTCCCCTTCAAATGGATCCTTTTTCAGTTCAGCGCATTCATAGTTCTTTGCGGAATGACCCACTTGCTCAATGTGTTCACATACAAGCCCCATTCCTTCCTCTTAGTGTTGGCTCTCACCATTTCCAAATTCCTCACAGCACTTGTCTCCTTCTTGACTGCAATAACCCTCTTGACTTTGATCCCTCAGCTTCTAAAAGTCAAATTGAGGGAGAATTTTCTGAGGCTAAAAGCTCATGAACTGGACCAGAAAGTAGGGCTGATGAAAAGGCAGGAAGAAGTGAGCTGGCACGTGCGAATGCTTACTCAAGAAATCCGAAAATCACTAGATAGGCACACCATTTTGTACACTACCCTGGTTGAACTCTCAAAGACTCTACAGCTGCAAAATTGTGCTGTGTGGATGCCAAATGAGAGTAAGTTGGAGATGGTTCTTACTCACGAGCTGAATAGGAGCTCTTCTGACTTTTGTATACGTTCGATTCCTATGCACGATCCAGATGTGTTTGAAGTCGAGAAGTATGATGGAGTCAAGATACTGAAGCCTGATTCTACACTAGGTTCTGCAAGCAGCGGCGCAGCTGGTGAATCAGGGGTTGTTGCTGCAATTAGGATGCCTATGTTGAAAGTTTCTAATTTTGAAGGTGGAACACCTGAGGTTTTTCAAGCACACTATGCTATATTGGTTTTGGTTCTCCCTAAGAATGATACTAGAATTTGGAGCCACCATGAGCTAGAGCTGATTGAAGTTGTTTCTGATCAGGTTGCTGTTGCCCTGTCCCATGCTGCAGTTTTAGAGGAATCACATGTGATCAGAGACAAATTGGTAGAGCAAAACAAAGCTTTGTTACAGGCAAAGCAAAATGTAATGATGGCAAGCCAGGCATGGAACTTATTCCAGAAGGTCATGAGCCAAGGAATCAGGAGGCCTATCCATTCGATCGTGGGTCTCCTGTCACTCATGCAACAAGCAAATTTGTCTCTTGAACAGAGGCTGACAGTGAATGCTATGGCAAAAACGGGTAATGTGGTTTCCACTTTGATCAATGATGTCATGGTGATTAACAGGGAACACTTTACATTGGAAATGAAGCCATTCCAGCTACAGTCACTGATCAAGGAAACTGCTTGTGTTGCTAGGTGTCTTTGTGATAGTAGGGGATTTGGTTTTGAATTTCTGGCTGAGAATATGGTGCTTGGTCAGGCTATTGGTGACGAGAGGCGGATTCTTCATGTTTTGTTGCATATAATTGATGGTTTGCTGAATGAATTCAATGGTGGATGTTTGACTTTTTGTGTAAGGAGTGATTCAGAACTAGCAGATTGGGAAGATGCAAGAGGGATTTGGAAATCAAGAGTACCAAATGTGTATACCTTCCTGAAGTTTGAGATTACAATCACACAATCATTTGGCCTGTATTCAAACACATTAGTTCAGTTCAACAGAAAGCCTTGCAGGGAGGGGTTTAACATTGGTTTCAGCTTCAGCATGTGTAAAAAAATTGTGCAG CTGATGCAAGGAGAAATCTTCATAGTTCCGAGTTCAGATGGGCTACAGGAATGTGTAACATTGATTCTCCGCTTACAGAAGCAACTTTCCATGCTAATTTCTGAATCAGGAGCTTCTTCAGAGAGTCATCATTCATATTCCTCTCTTTTAGAAGGCCTCAAAGTTTTAATTGTGGATGACAGTGCCATCAATAGAGTTGTAACGCAAAAGCTTCTGAAGAAGCTTGGCTGCTGTGCCTTTTCTGTATCATCTGGTACTGAATGCCTGATCTATCTCGATTCCTTTGACCAACAATTGCAGCTGGTTATTTTGGACCTCAGCATGCCAAATATGAATGGTTATGAAGTTGCCACGAAAATTCGTAGTTCAAGAGATGGGTGTTGGCCTTTGATTATTGCTTTCACAGCAAGTACTGATGATCATGTTTGGAAGAAATGCATGCAGTCAGGGATGAACGGTCTGATCCGGAAACCTGTTCTTCTACCAGAACTAGAGAAGGAGATCCTGAGAGTGTTTGAAATAAACTGTCAGTTTCATTCACAATAA